ATCTGCAGGTGCGCCTGCATCAGGTGTGTCTGACACAGGTGCAGGAGCTTTATCTGCTGCCTTGGTTCGAGCCCGGAAGGTGAACTTCTTCTTGGGCAGAGCCTCCTCTCTGATCTCAGTGAGGGAGGTCTGGAGTTTCTGCAGAGCAGCCTGGGCTTTGCTCAGCTCGTACTGCGTCAGAAACAACAAGCTGTCGTTCAGGAACTTCTGCAGCTGGAGCGTTCTGGCCGTCGCCTCCTCCAGTTTCTGAGTCACCACAGCCCGCTCGGCTCCGGAGCAGCCGGACAGCAGCTCCTCGATGGACGCCCGCTCCGTGTTGAAGGTGCTGGAGAAATACTCGCCCTTCTCCTCCGCCACAGACCGGCTCTCTTTAGCCTCCCTCCTCCGCTCGGCGTCCTCTGCTCTCGCCTGGTGCCGCTTCTGGAGCCGCTCTTGGATCCTGGCTGCACCGCTTTCACCGGCAAACCCGCTCTCCTGACTCACTTCGGCCATAGTATCCATGTTATTGCACTGTCAGATGTTGCGGAAGTGATAACGGAACACTTTCTTCTTCGTGGCTATTGCGAGCCAAAGTTAAAGCTGCTTACCGCCACCTGCTGTATCGGACATGTCAtggcagttaaaaaaaatgaattaaaaatcaaatataatcAATCTATTTAggttttattaacatttaacccaccaaaatgaaaatatttaattaaaattgtTGGTAATAGCTGAAGTGTTTGTccaaaatattttaatacacTGCCTACTTTTAACtcatttttatctttgcaccttttgctttttttttttttttttttaaatcaaaacttgtaaaacaaatttaaaaaaatatatttttttataaaatattttaaattttttttaaataatgtagGAATTCATGTCCCTTATTTTCCTTTACTCCTTTCTGTATCctttatcatgttttatattttattgctctgtaaagcactttgaattgtgtataaaatgtgctataaaaataaagctgccttgcctaaTACAAACGGGTTTTTTTCATTGTTAGTAGATATAAATGCACATTAAAGAGTTGGCTTAGTATGTAATGTCTGTCACATGCATTTTTAGTTCTCCATAAGCATTAATAAAGCTGTTTACATATtgtacaaaatatatttttaaatgtaaaatattttcatttctttaattCCCATTTAAGTGCAGAATATTATTAAGTAATTGTAGGCCTATGTATGTGCATAAATGGCGAGGTACCAGAATATTTACAGGTGTTATAGATAAACTAAGCATAGTCAAAATTTATTGATATTGCTCCTTtggatcttatttttttttagtgtgtaGAAGCCAAGATGTGGAACAGCTTTTAAGAtgtgtacaaaaataaataaatgaataaataaatagataataattaaaaaatagtctattggtattttaaaaatatttggcCTACAATTCGAACTATGATAAGCAGATATAacaaattatcattattattatcatgattttatgttaaattgtttttatttttatactcaATTTAATACATAATTTTTGTGTCAGGTACTATTTacatatatgtttttttgtgttatgtAGCCTATATTTTCGTTTATGGcagaagcaaaaataaaataaaataaaataaaaatgtacattgaaatgaaaaattaaaaaaaaacagaatgtgCATTACGCTaatgtataaataataataagtagAGAAGaagaattaatttaaaaaaaatccccaccCTCAAATTAGCATTTCGTGTCATCCTTGACCCTTGACATGCACTCAGTAACCTTTTAAATCTCTAACTCTTTCTTGAATAACACTTAAAACCTGCCATTTTATGTATTATGGTATTACATAAtgtcacatttaatatttataatatatttatatacagtgtGTGGTGGAATATCACAGgaaaaaatgatataaaaatattaataccatttttaaaaactaaataaaaaatgcaatgtaAGTGGGATCtcttcaaaacacaacaaattcatTTCTGTACAATAATAATTATCACCTGAGTGTAAGATCTGTGTATTCGCAGGTAACCAGGCAGCACTTGTATCTACAGTAACTATGGTCATACCTGAGCAACAGCAAGGTGTGGCACTGTCACCAGAGGCCCGCCCTCTACCGTTGGTAATGATTAAGACTAATAACATTTATCTGCTATTCATTAGGACAGTGAAACATGTCGTcataattcatattaatataaaaaaatatgtgtatattaATTACACGCGGTTGTTCTTGCATTTCCTACTCATATTTTGAGAGTCGTATTGTACCGTTGTGGACTGGTGATTTGGGCTGCCTTGTTTCTGTGCACTACCCCAACAACCCGTGCGGTGATGGCGAGGAAACCCCGTTGACAAGGCACTGCTTTTTCATGACGGTGAGTTTCCCTTTGAGTGTATTAtaattttgtgataaaaatttcaaggaaaaaacacacacaacctccttcctcccttccttcagGGAGGGAAGAGAGTTTGAGCGGAGAGAAAAATCTATCCGAGACAGAACAGGGACAGTGAGAAAAATATAtgagtgggagagggagaaggaggaggaggagaaggaggggggagCAAATTAAAAGTTGCCAAATGGAGATATTGGGTTTCAAGAGGAGTGAGACAGGAGTAAAGGGTTTGCCTCTTTGAGTCGTCTTTATGTTGTGCTAATCGGGATAAATATGTATGGCGCGGCACGGCTTTAGTCCTCTGGCATTTTCGACGAATTCCACCCGACGTTTGCAAAACAAGGCGTCGTCGACACCGCGGCTAGCTAACCAGAACAGGCCGGGGTTTATCGTTAAAATGTCGCGGAGCGTCCTGCCCGGAGCGCTACCCGACCAGAACACGGGCTGCCGCAGAATCCCCCCGGTTGAAACGCGTCGGTTCGGGTATATGGAGACAAATGTGACGTTTTTCATGCTGGCAGATGAGCCACATAGAGGACAAATGAAAGCCTCCccaacagagaaagaaagatcaCGTCAGCGACGACCAGCCACAGGCAGGCTGGAGCTGGACGACGGGCGTTTTGTGCTGCTTGAATGCGATTATCATTCTGTCGATTCAGTctatttttggaaataaaacTTGCAAGCTGTACATTAGCTGGCTTACTAAACCAACCGGCGGTAGCACATACGGCACCAGTAGCAGGACGACAGCGGGGACTAGCTTGGTCTGCGTCGAAGCACGCATGCTAGGGCGGACTGCGGAGACTACGAAATAgctttaaaatacacaaaaatggCCAAACTCCTCGGATAAGATGGTTTTAATCCGACGGCCGTGATTAAAGCTGACAACAAAGCCGCAAACCTAGTTGCTTTGAGCTACTTTAAACGGCCATTTTTAACAGCAAAGGCACTTTAgctctgttgtcttttttttttttttttttccaaatgtagcTAACGTTTGAAATTGACAGTTACATTTTGAACGTTGGTAACGCGTTCGAACTAACGATTGCTTTCGTTGGTGTCGTTCGACTATTAAATttactgttttgtgttttattcgACACATAAACGGCATTTTaagctttttattgtgaaataaaacGTTCCTAAGTTAATAGTTTGGTTTCCGTTTTTTTGTTCGTAATGGCCGACACTGCTTCCTtacattttttacagcattGTGTCCACTTCTAAGTGACAAAGGAGCCTCACTGCCTGTGTTAGCATTCCCCCTCATGACGAGAAAATGTCGTCGTTGTATTATAGATGTTAAATAAAAGACAATACTCTGTAACATGCTGAACTCAATCAGGTTTCTTGGTGTTTAAAAGTCACATTACAGTCAGTTTACAGAGCCTGTTTTGTACGGCAGCCCTGTCGTTCTTTGTTCTCCCTGCACTAAAGATGGAGGCTGAACGTGGCTCTGTTGTGAAGACAGCCTATGGCATGGTAACAGCCATTTTGTAGCACTGCAGTTGAGACGTTTTGCACTTACCCAGGAACACAGCTTACATTTCTCCAACACTGTACAACACAACCTACCATTTAAACACCAAATACTTAGTGACTAAAGCAGTTTTGACTTCACAGCTCATATATTCCCTCACCATATGCTCCACATAAATTAAATAGACAACTTGATAGATATCCTAACACTCATAACCCATAACTGCTGGATCAGATTAGTGCTCATGGGCTTGGTTTTGTCACCCTTTTATAATGTATCACAAAGATAGCTGCATACTTAAGCTGGCTGACACAACATAAAGCCAATAGCTCTTTCTGTGTAAAACTCCAACAGCCATTCAAGGTATAAATGGAGCAGGGTGGAGTTATTTACACTCTAATGGCCATTTTCAGTCTGTGCAGACAACCAATGTGGGACAGCAGAGGAGGGCAATGGGTGGGAGTTTATGTGTCACAGACAAACATCTGTAGGAGGGGATGAAGGCCATCCGGCCCTATACAGATCTCCCATAGCACTCAATAACATATCTGTCCCCCccttccttcttcctctccaCCCCTCATTTCATAcccatctttttcttttttatctcacCGTCCTCTGCAACACTCCCACACCTTGTATTTTTCACAcgtttaattttgtgtcattacTGAATGTAGTTTCTCACCCTGCAGCCCACGAAGCCAAGGGTGTTAAATGACTGAATCCATGCTTCCTGCTGGAAAATCTGTGAGTGAGACGTCCTTAATATGATGATACATATGCTAAGCCTTCACAGCTCATACACCACCACCTCAGAGTAACAACAAAGTGATCCACTGACGTTTATTGTCATGATTAATGAAGCTACTAGTCATTGATTCATGCATATTAAAACATGGATTATGTAATGTTAAATTCATACTAGCCATCTGATCACCTGCTTCATTCTGTCCCAATATCCCAATACTCTTTCAGGTGTCATGGATGATGAGGACGATCGCCATCTTCTGGATATTTTAGGGTAAAAGCCCCGTTTATAAAACTGGTATTTACATTATAGACATACCTTCACTTCCAATCACAGTGTGgacacacatttttacatttgtccTGAAGTTTTGCTTTAGTAATTAGGTAATATGACAAGGGTTCCTCTTAAAAATCAAGGCCAAAGCTTCTgcaaactttttatttattgttttgttgaaTTAGGGAAGTTAATAATTTTATTCACAAGAGATTTATTACAAAGCATATTCTGTTATTCTATTCTGGACCAGTTGAgccatttttaaatgtgaaaaatctATTTTTCAGAGATGTGGATGCACTGAATGACTATCTCCATGGTAGCAACAGCAAGTCTGTGAGTGACTCTTTCAGCATGTATCTACGGTCATTCCTTACCAAGTGTGTCGgaattgttattttcattttaatgcatAAAGACTCTGCTGATTCTCTGTTAAACTCTGTTTTGTTTCTACAGATTGAGGAGGATGATGTAAACAATGCAGCTTATGGGTCAGATGGATCCTTCTTTTCTAGTGACACCGTGAGTAAAGCTTGATCCACCATAACAGACTTGATAACAAAATTTGACCATCATACTATTGTTATGATTCACTTTTTATGGAGATAATCTATTCAACACTCATAAagaagcagtgtgtaggatttagttgcatctagcggtgaggattgcagattgcaaccagcctaacttctcctgtgtgccaagcatgaactcccgGTTAGGATTTCTTTGGTGTTTagcgttcaggaggtttttactggaagccgaattatctgcagagatgTCCTtttctccagaacaaacagacacagtgatttaaaccggtaaaaccattgaataaagcagtttaacattaaaaatcagtgtttttccaatgctgttagGCTTGTCACAGACAGCCCGCTAGCCCAGTGCCTGCTTaagtgtgctcaccttttttctctgataatgcATGATTCTGACGATAAGgcggtttttactgggagctgaattatctgcagagttCTCTTCCTCTTCGAAACAAACAGGcccagtgattaaaactggtaaaaacacagaataaagcagtttcatggtaaaaatcagtgtttttccaatgctgtttggcttgtaACAGACagcagcacctgctaatgtgtgctcacctccTTTGTCTGATAATGCATGATCCACCACactcaggaggttttaaccaggagccgaattatccacagagttctcttcctctccagaacaaacagaaagGACAACATAGttgttatattccatttctgcaagTATATcttcctaaatcctacacactggaccttaaacaGCAAAGGAAGTTTGTTAGTGTAGGAATATTTGAATAAGGGGAAGTGTCATTTTGTGAGGAGATAAAAGTTATATTATTAAAGGTTAATGGTGTAGTTTCCTTTTTTGCACAGGTTGTAAAAAGCCTCACAGTTGTATAAGACGGACCTACAGGGAAGTCTGTCTAATATGCTGTTCACATGCAAACACTGTTGTTTTCCACGCTCATTTTCTCTAAATGCTTCTTTCAGGCTGGCTCCAACGCTGGCCTCAAGGATGGCTCCTCTACAATGGGTGAATTCGGCGAGGATTCAGCAGGGGCAGGCCTCCAGCTCTCCAGCAGCCTTTCATTTATCGAGGATGAATTGGGGTCTGGGAACTCCCCTGGAGGGGTGGATCTTGGAGGAGAGGACCAGCCCTTTGACATCCTCCAGAAGTCTCTCATGGAGGCTGACATCACGGAACAGACGCTGGCCCAGGAGGCCTTACTAGACTCCCAGCCTGCTCCCACTCTGGTGCAGGCTCCTGTTCCCTTCCCCTCCCAGCTGGTTTCTGGGGGTTATGGCGGAGGAGTGGGTGTGGTGACCACGGCGACAGCTGCTTTCCCCACAGGCCAGTTCCTGCAAGGGGTGTCTCAGCTGCCCAATGGTTCCGCCCAGCACATACAGGTGTTGGGCTCGTTTGGGGCCGGCGGTGGCGTGATGACTCTGAGCAGCTTGGAGAGAACTCCTCAGCTTGTGCTGAGGGCGGGGGCGCCTGTAACTGCAGCAGGGACAGCAGCAGGGGGGCAGGTGTTTGCCCCTACCCAAGGCCAAGTTGGTTTGCCTTTCAAAAACATCCCCCTTCAAAACATCATCATCCAGAGAGGCCCGGGAGGGACCCAGACTCTTGTCAGACCCATTCAGCCTAAACCTCTTCAAGCTGGGGCTCAGACTGTCTACAGCCTTGGTCTTCAGCCCACTCCCACCACCCTTGCAAATGTAGTTAACGCTAACACTGCTTCTCCTGGGGGACAGTACACAGCCAATGGCTCCATTGTAGTGCAGCCGCCCCTGGAGCAGCAACAAGCACAGGCCCAGACAAATATACCACCTGGGCAGTACTTGCTGCCCAGCTCTTTGGCACTCACTCCGGCCAGCTCCATCCACAACGGCCCCGCCGACCCCAACTCAAACACCCTCATTACCAGTCAGAATGCGGTGCAGATTGTTGCAGGGCAGAACTTCACCGCACAACCAGGAGGCCAGCTAATATTGAATCAGGGAGTAGTCAACAGGAGTCAGGTGGGAGGGGGAGTAACTCAAACATGGACCGGAGTTTCATGTGCGAACCCCGCCCCCGTACAGACATCATGCGCTCCGGGGCGGCTGACTCTGGTTGGCCCAGCGACGGCGGGGATCGGCGGTCAAGGCCAAGTGTCGGCTAGCCCTGTTCAGCGCCTTCTAGTGACTCAAACTCAGAATTGCACTTCTCTGTCCCCTTTAGCTGGTACTGTGACGCAGGAACAAGACTACAGACAGGTACCATCGCAAGTTTCACTTTGTTTTCGcctgttttctctctcctgAAAGCTGCCATCTGACTGACAtcactttcattttaatttttcagaATTCTTCATCACCTGCCCTCAAACAGGTGCAGCTCAGCAGCATCCATGGTAACACAGgctgattcattttttttttggtgtatgatgtatttaaatttaaagtcAGCAGCACTTAATGAGGTTGTCTTGTTGTTTGTATGATCTCTTTTTAGCCATGACAACCATGACTCAAGATTCAAAGCTGAACTCACAGGTATATCACTCATCCTGCACCCTATTTGTTTTGCACTCATGTATATGGTgtatatttaaagggatagtttggaatATTTGAATTCAGGTTGTATGATGTACTTATCCATAGATAGGGACGATATTGGTGGTATTATGACAACTGTATTATGCACACTTTCTCTTTATAGGTCAGTGCTCAGAAGAGACCGGCCCTTCCGCCACTTACAAGAGgagaaatgtgagaatttgtgtttttgactgtattatttcaccttttttttcacttgttGTCAGCCATTGACGGAGCTTGTCTCTTTTTCCTGTCATCTCTTTAGGATTTTACAACAGCTGAGGAAGGATCACGCTGGAGTTCAGACCCCGGATCAGCGTcgattcaattcaatcaatgaTGCACTGCAAAGACTCCTCCCTTACCACGTGTTCCAGGGGGCTCCACCCAGCCAGGAGGAGTTCTCACAGGGTAGAGCCATGAATTTATTTGCTTTACTCTAAATCTGCAGCAAAGGCAGAAAACTGCAGACCTGAAGTATAGTGTGTTTATGCATATATTTGCCAAAGTAAAATAGTGTTTGCAGGATTTAAGTACCTGAATCCAAAtagagttttgtgtttttacagtggATGAAGAATTTGAGGTAGTTGCAGCCCAAGTGCTGATGAGGACCCACGCCATGGTCAACAAATACAGACGGCTACTAATGGTGGAAGCTGAGGTAGGCACGCACACCCACAGATACCTGCATGCAAACATGTTTTCGTGTTATGACAAGCACAGGGCCAACTGGTTGTCTCTCCCTTCCTTGCAGCGTTCCAGTCCGTCGTCAGAAATGGTGATGATCGACAGGACCTTCAACCAAGAGGAGCGCAGCAATCTGACACAAGACAAACGCATGGTACTTGTGGATccaggtaaaaagaaaaaaagacagttaaGGACTTTGCAaccaagttgttgttttttttaaaatccatcaTCAGATGACAATTGttacgcacagaaaccttgcatcATTCTTGGTTTATACTTAATGCAAGTGTCTGCACAGCCAAAGTGATGTCACATTATCAGACAGGGCCCTTAGGATGGGTGGGGAACCATGCTTTAGACTTAAGTTTTTGATCTACTGACCCCCTACAGTTTGGGAAAATATCGGTTTGCCGTGAGAAGAGACCACAGCTTATAAAAATTCAAAGGTTTTTTGAGCTTGTATGATAAAAAACTCCTGGAGATATTAATCCAAATAAGtgacatatttatctaaatccTGCCAAGCTCACTTCCAGCAAATCGTGCAcgaagaattgtgggtactttatacctgctgaggatacacaaatgcatccttgaaaattctctgaaagaaggactcTGTCATCAGTAGAATgtgaaggatccttgacattggaacagttcGTAAGTGGGATTTGATGATTTAACATCcttaaaattcagccatttaaggatccttccttgactctGAGAAACACCTAGAGACTGGGTCCTTatccatggagtccgccatgttgcactgccatgtttccacagtagcccagaatagacagaccaaacactggctccagatagggacatttgcattttcgCTTTGGCGACTGCAGTTACTAGCCCCACCGCAAAGAGCCAGCgccagtgtttttaccggtttttATCACCTGGTTTGTTTTCTGAGAGGGAGAagcctctgcggataattcagctcccagtaaaaacctcctgaccaattaacactgaaggaattctaaccgggagaagtttaaGCTGGTCACAATTTGCAATCTTCATgttagggggcgatcacacagagatgaaacgctagaagcgcgacgccagtaaaacagttgttttcctatgatacggcgcgtctgaccggcgttcaagtGTCTTTTCAAACGGGCGTTTTTCCGGCATCTTTTTAGACGCGTTTTTGTAGAcacttctttttagacgcgcgtttCTAGATGCGCggagacgctgaaaagttaaaatattttcaacttttcgAGAGCATCAGACaccagtagctagcgcgcattgaataagcgcttccagcgtttcaagcgtctttgaagcatccgtgtctctagcgtctcatttctgtgtgatcacccccttaGATGTTAATAAATCCTACATATAGCCCCTGTAAAGCAAATAATAATCTCACTGAATGATTTGTTTAACTCTTCCTCTCGTCTTCTGTCTTACAGACACCTTCATGGAGGACTTCTGTTGTGGGATGAAATCTAAACTTTTCCAAGAACCCCTCCCCTCTCAGTCGTCGTCCAGCTGTAGCTGGAATCAGTCATCAGACAGAGGCTCTACAGAGCCGCCATACAGGACAGACTCTCAGCCCGGGTATGGAGACCCGGGAGGAGGTGGAGCTGCAGTACCAGGGGCAGCAGATAGACTCCACCCTCCACTCTTAGAAAACAAGAGTGTCCTGGAACTCAAGAGATCCCAGCAACACTATGGGCCCAGCAGCGCCAGCAACAACAGCCTCACCGCTGCCAACAGTTATCCCCAAGGTAACCCCTCAGCTTTCGCAGCATCGTCAAGAGGACAGACGCACTACCAGGTgtctcaccacctgtcctcccCCCCGATCCAGCCCCAATACCCCCCGCAGCTTGCCTCACCCCCTCACCCCGACACAGACTCTGCTCTGGAGGCGGCAGTCAACAGCATCTTGGAATGTTAAGACTGATATCATCCCTAATGTATGGTttcaacttcttttttttgttgtaaaactCTCCTGTTGTAATATTTGTCGCATTCCCCCACAACCCAGTGTGAAGAGAGGCTAACTCTTCTTTCAGGTCTGTTATCTTTGTGAAACCATCTCCGGCCATGTAGCAtgtatttagtttgttttagtttttgggGGGGGCGGGGGTTGAGGCCTGACGCAGGAGCCAGAGTCTCCATCAAGGTGCCAGGTGAATGCAGGCACTTAAACTTACCTATAAAGATCCGGGAATGTGTGCAATGCAACGGACTCACAGATGGAACATGTTCTTTTcaatttaaagttattttaaaggGGTAGGGTCCGTAATTTCAGTAGCTTGAATATAAGAGTGTCCCTCTCTTCACACACAGGaattattaaagggatagtttggatcttttgaagtgggattGGATGAGATCCttattcatagtcagtgtaGCACAAACAGTAGATGTTGGtgggcacgcccccagtttagagaagcaggctggagtctgacatggaaactaagcaatgtacttctgtggatgggggcagcagcaaaacgtactttagccacctaaaaaaaatcaatatcattgAGTGTGCgctatattaagaatattttcacctctttaccttgctgtcagacgcCAATATTCGATGGGACACTGAAGCTGTTACATTGCTTTCAACAAAGCTAGAATCTATTTTCAATAACAGTCATTTTAACCTGTTGAACACAGaaactgctggtctaccactgccttagTCAGTTTTAATTGTGTCATTAGTCCtgttacactgcctgttcaatgGGGAACTACTGCGCCCTTATGTTGCCTcgccgttctgtataaaagCTATGATCAAGGAATGGAGCTTGCCTTTAAGCTGGTAGCGGAGGTAGTAGCAGCACCAAGACAACGTCTATGTAAAAAGGGGCAGCTGGCAGGGCAGaacaggtgtgacgttttgaggGTATGTGCGCAACCCACTCTGTGATGTTTAAATaccagctgatagcagttagcagctaacttgaAGAAAAACAGTGGCCGAACATGTATGCAAATTGGAAAAAACAATATGATCTGGGAGCTCCTTATGCTTTAAGCGGAGGACGAGATCAGTCACCATaaaacagggatggtaaataaTTGTTAGTGCCATGTTATGctatttttcttgtttataAAACACTGCCGACACGTAtgttatgtcacactagaggctgatgaTGTTGAGTTAAATGTCATGAccatcatgcctcttttgcttctgagATGCGTGAAGAAGTGACCTCATAGTGGCCCTAAAATGCACAAACTAACTAAACGatggaggcagcggtagaccagcagctcctgtgttcagcaagtcaaaattactgtttttgtcaatggattCTGgcggctttgacaagagcatatATGGGCAACTGAAGCTATTAACGGCTTCCCCGTCAGAATGGGCTGTCTGAGAGAAACGTCAAGCGAACAAAactctaaatatagtgtacatttAAATTCTGTAAGAGTATTTTTtcggtggctaaaatacattatGCTGCTGCCCTCGTCCAAAGTActttgcttagcttctgtgtcgaTACTCCaggctgcttctccaaactgggtgcgtgtaatacactgactgtgcattagtgcctcatacaacccgacctcaaaaaatccaaactgtccTTTAGTGCCAGTTAATTTCCCCCACCACCTATGCTGAAGAACAGGGAGGAGAGACAAAACGACGACTCTGTGCCTAATTctaggtttttattttcaagtgtTTACATGAAGGAGCTCTATTCAAAAATATCCACTGACTTAAATTACAAACATGcacagcgcgcacacacacatgctttagTACAACGTGTTAAGTAGATTCCGAGGCGTAGAGACACATTCACATAGACGAATTGCACTAAACGTACTGTCGCTCATTTCAGGAACTGTCCGAACACGTGGCTCTTGTTGACATGCAGTGTACGCTAGGCTAAACCGAATGTGAATATTTGGAACAGAACCAAAATCTATTCGCCTGCTTTCAGCTGCCTGCAACAAGGATAACCTCTTACTCACACTAGAAACCAGTCAAACTtgtcacacagacatacagtagTGTTACCGTACTCTGCAatgcttttttcttcttgtgcTCAAGTCACATTTTCTTTGgcgttttttcttttgtacctTAAAGGTATGCAagccccgacacacacacagacacaggacgAATACTCAACCACTTCTATCAtttcacagtgtgtttgtgtcaaggGGAGCTTAGTCCTCAGATTGAGGAAGATATGTTACAGTAtgatccttttttttatttagatttttatttcctcatttgttttttagaaatgacattaaaaaagacgactgtttttgtttgttgtaacGTGTTCCCCAGCTCTGTGAAGATTACAATATCGTCTATAGTTTAAATGATCCTGGAGGGTCGCTGATTGTACGTATGTTGGTCTGCCTTCTgcatatataattatatattgatcatatcagGCTGTCTATGCTTTACCACCTCGACATGTcgaccagtgtgtgtgttaatctgCATACATGCACACTGCTCTGTTTTATGtagtttggttgtttggtcGCCATACTCTGTGTCCTCAAGT
The Epinephelus moara isolate mb chromosome 13, YSFRI_EMoa_1.0, whole genome shotgun sequence genome window above contains:
- the bicral gene encoding BRD4-interacting chromatin-remodeling complex-associated protein-like, with the translated sequence MDDEDDRHLLDILGDVDALNDYLHGSNSKSIEEDDVNNAAYGSDGSFFSSDTAGSNAGLKDGSSTMGEFGEDSAGAGLQLSSSLSFIEDELGSGNSPGGVDLGGEDQPFDILQKSLMEADITEQTLAQEALLDSQPAPTLVQAPVPFPSQLVSGGYGGGVGVVTTATAAFPTGQFLQGVSQLPNGSAQHIQVLGSFGAGGGVMTLSSLERTPQLVLRAGAPVTAAGTAAGGQVFAPTQGQVGLPFKNIPLQNIIIQRGPGGTQTLVRPIQPKPLQAGAQTVYSLGLQPTPTTLANVVNANTASPGGQYTANGSIVVQPPLEQQQAQAQTNIPPGQYLLPSSLALTPASSIHNGPADPNSNTLITSQNAVQIVAGQNFTAQPGGQLILNQGVVNRSQVGGGVTQTWTGVSCANPAPVQTSCAPGRLTLVGPATAGIGGQGQVSASPVQRLLVTQTQNCTSLSPLAGTVTQEQDYRQNSSSPALKQVQLSSIHAMTTMTQDSKLNSQVSAQKRPALPPLTRGEMILQQLRKDHAGVQTPDQRRFNSINDALQRLLPYHVFQGAPPSQEEFSQVDEEFEVVAAQVLMRTHAMVNKYRRLLMVEAERSSPSSEMVMIDRTFNQEERSNLTQDKRMVLVDPDTFMEDFCCGMKSKLFQEPLPSQSSSSCSWNQSSDRGSTEPPYRTDSQPGYGDPGGGGAAVPGAADRLHPPLLENKSVLELKRSQQHYGPSSASNNSLTAANSYPQGNPSAFAASSRGQTHYQVSHHLSSPPIQPQYPPQLASPPHPDTDSALEAAVNSILEC